One Candidatus Hydrogenedentota bacterium genomic window, GCGTCGTAGTCGTAGGCGGCCTGGTGCATCGCGCCGAGCTGGTAGGCGACGGCTCCGACGGATTCGTGGGTTTGTCCGTTGCGGGACTCTTCGCAGGCGAGGAGGTCTTGCAGGATCTCGATGGCGCGATTGACTTTCTTTTGTTCCTTGAGGGCCTTACAGAGACGCCCGCAGACGGCGCCGAGTGTTTCTTCGTCCATCCAGGCGCGCTTGACGTGCAGATCGAGGGCCGATTTCAGGGCGCTTTCGGCTTCCGCATGGCGGTCGAGCCGGGCCAGGGAGCGGGCGAGATAGAAGTAGTCGGGGCCCATGGCGGGTGATTCGGGCCCTTCGGCGAGCCGAAGGGTCACGATGGCTTCGTTCAGGCACTCGACGGCCTTTTCGTATGCTCGCTCTTCCATCCAGGTGCGGCCCTTCTGGCGCCAGATATTGGCCTGCTCCCGGGAGGCGCCTTTCGAGCGCGCCTTCAGAATGGAGAGGGCGTCATCGAAGGCGCGGTGGGCTTCTTCGAAGAGGGAGACTTCGCGCAGGGCCTTGCCAAGGCCTATCAGGTCTGATGCAACATGGGAATGCTGGGGGCCGTAGTCCTTGCGGTCGGCGTCGAGCGCGCGCTCATAGCAGGCGCGCGCCTCCCTGAAATTGTCTTCATCGAGCAGGCACTGGCCGAGGTTGCGCAGGAACCGCCCCAAATTGCCGCGATCGGGGTCGTCGGCGTTTTCCTCGGCCTGGATCGCCTTTTCGAAGTATTGCCTGGCGACGGGGAAGTTTTTTTCCTTGAGGAAGAGTTGGCCGAGGCCGTTCATGCTTTCCGCGACGAGCGAGTGGTTCCAGCAATAGACCTCCATGAAGACCTTAATCGCGCGCTGGTAGGCGGCCTTCGCGCCGGGAATATCGCCCATCAGTTCGAGGACCTGGCACAGGTTGCGGCTGGGCATGGTCAGCATGCTTCGGTGGGCGGGCCCGAGGGCGGCGTCCTGCGCGGGGCCGTATACGGTTTCGCAGATGTGGAAGGCGCGCTCGTAGCAGGCGTGGGCCTCCGGGTAGCGTTTCATTTCCTGCAGAATGACGCCCAGGCTGTTCACCCGCGCGGCGATCGTGGGGTGCACCTGGCCGTAGAGGGATTCGGCGAGCCGGATGGAGCGTTCGAAGGCGGCGCGGGCGGCGTCGAGTTCGCGGCAGGCGTGGAGGTAGAGCCCGACATGGTTCAACAGGAGCCCGGTGCCTTCGCGGAGGTTGGTGGATTGCTCGCTGCGCGCGGTAACGGCGTATACGTGGCGCAGGAGCATGGAACATGCGGGGATTGGGTGGCCGTATTTCGATTCCACGGGGAAGGCCTCCCGGACGACGCGCAGGGCGGTCATCAGCCAGGCGAATTGCTGGTCTTGATCGAGGAGGTCCCGGGTCGCCTCCTGGACGGCCGCGTGAATGGCGATGCTGTTCTGCTCGAACTGGACGAGGGAAAGCCGGTGCAACAGGGTGAGCGCGCGGTTGAGCGATTCGGGGTCGCTGACGCAGCCGGCCAGGCGTTTGGGCAGGAAGGGGGCTCCGTCGCAAAGCATGGCGAGGGCGATATCCTCGGTATCAAACCAGGCGCAGAGGCACATCATCTCCAGGGCGGCGGGATCGTTTTGCGAGAGGTAGCGCAGCGATCGCTGCACCACGATTCGGGTGGATTCCGTGAAACCGAGCGCGGGGGCGTTGGTTGGCGTTTTCTCTTTTTTCTTGCGGTCTTCGCGCGCGGGCAGCGCGGCGAGGTAATCTTCGAGTGAGGTGTCCGTGACCTGGCAATAGGCGCCGGCCAGGAAGATGGGCAGCGCGGCGCAGCCGA contains:
- a CDS encoding tetratricopeptide repeat protein — protein: MSDEQDQDYAGGHIDTPVPEMRSKRHSDPIDTPYPVDGIAARPQPQYPAPRFWRLRQRPNPYFMGRESLMVTLHNTFQRHAMVHLLGPRGSGTTQTALAYAYRARPNFDAIFWIDGEDATIARFDLVRTGARLDDRWKDEARLQDQIEAIRAWMKTHLRWLLVVDGASNADVFRAFPPDPPTGRILITGDTPLGDAAIEVVEHPPFTHAQAGLFLAHRSQKQRDKFTGALVRHFGCAALPIFLAGAYCQVTDTSLEDYLAALPAREDRKKKEKTPTNAPALGFTESTRIVVQRSLRYLSQNDPAALEMMCLCAWFDTEDIALAMLCDGAPFLPKRLAGCVSDPESLNRALTLLHRLSLVQFEQNSIAIHAAVQEATRDLLDQDQQFAWLMTALRVVREAFPVESKYGHPIPACSMLLRHVYAVTARSEQSTNLREGTGLLLNHVGLYLHACRELDAARAAFERSIRLAESLYGQVHPTIAARVNSLGVILQEMKRYPEAHACYERAFHICETVYGPAQDAALGPAHRSMLTMPSRNLCQVLELMGDIPGAKAAYQRAIKVFMEVYCWNHSLVAESMNGLGQLFLKEKNFPVARQYFEKAIQAEENADDPDRGNLGRFLRNLGQCLLDEDNFREARACYERALDADRKDYGPQHSHVASDLIGLGKALREVSLFEEAHRAFDDALSILKARSKGASREQANIWRQKGRTWMEERAYEKAVECLNEAIVTLRLAEGPESPAMGPDYFYLARSLARLDRHAEAESALKSALDLHVKRAWMDEETLGAVCGRLCKALKEQKKVNRAIEILQDLLACEESRNGQTHESVGAVAYQLGAMHQAAYDYDAALECYQRSRDIYEATRGPQDSRVQRAIQRVELLQNIV